From a single Gemmatimonadota bacterium genomic region:
- a CDS encoding DUF4111 domain-containing protein, which produces METERGQSLETCDRLVRAWIGDVQDAVRSALGSRLVGLYVHGSLAQGSYHPPKSDVDVLVVSAGSLPPDVRRDLGLTLAEVSGRRRPTVGGLELSVVTRDAAARPMYPVPYEVHYGDEHVAQILDSTFDWARQRVDPDLSAHFQSVRESGVALLGPPVHAVFGAVAPAHFEAAVLADLEWLLKAENILVSPFYAVLNCCRILMVRAGAWPGLVPSKEGAGQWALDHVPPAHRPTVDAALAAYRSPARPPAEERRTAGLQWDRDALLAFRDWMRGLGIDGPRPGGTSA; this is translated from the coding sequence ATGGAGACCGAACGCGGCCAGTCGCTGGAAACCTGTGACCGCCTGGTTCGGGCGTGGATCGGCGACGTCCAGGATGCGGTGCGTTCGGCGCTCGGGAGTCGGCTGGTGGGGTTGTACGTACACGGTTCGCTGGCTCAGGGCAGCTATCACCCTCCCAAGAGCGACGTGGACGTGTTGGTGGTGAGCGCAGGCAGCCTCCCTCCCGATGTACGGCGCGACCTCGGTCTCACGTTGGCCGAAGTCTCCGGCCGCCGACGTCCGACGGTGGGCGGCCTCGAGCTGAGCGTCGTCACCCGGGACGCGGCCGCGCGCCCGATGTATCCAGTGCCGTACGAGGTGCACTACGGAGACGAACACGTTGCGCAGATCCTCGACAGCACGTTCGACTGGGCGCGACAGCGGGTGGATCCCGACCTCTCCGCGCATTTCCAGTCCGTGCGCGAGTCCGGAGTGGCGCTCCTGGGACCTCCGGTCCACGCGGTGTTTGGCGCCGTGGCCCCGGCCCACTTCGAGGCGGCGGTGCTCGCCGATCTCGAGTGGCTCCTCAAGGCGGAGAACATCCTGGTGAGTCCGTTCTACGCGGTGCTCAACTGCTGCAGGATCCTCATGGTGCGGGCCGGGGCCTGGCCCGGTCTGGTGCCGAGCAAGGAGGGCGCCGGCCAGTGGGCGCTAGACCACGTCCCGCCCGCGCACCGCCCCACGGTGGACGCGGCCCTCGCCGCCTACCGGAGCCCAGCACGGCCACCTGCGGAGGAGCGGAGGACCGCCGGACTGCAGTGGGACCGGGACGCGCTGCTGGCGTTCCGGGATTGGATGCGAGGACTTGGAATCGACGGGCCGCGGCCGGGAGGGACGAGCGCCTGA